The Anolis carolinensis isolate JA03-04 chromosome 2, rAnoCar3.1.pri, whole genome shotgun sequence genome contains the following window.
CATTGCTTTATCATTTTCTGGCAAGTGGCTCCTGCTTGATCCAAAAGTTTGCACTGATGAGCAGGAAATGTTATGAAAATCAGGGCTCATGCAGTTTTAAATATATAACTAGCATATATACCTGGCATTCACCAGGCGCCCGAGGGGCCATGGACTCTGTTTTCATCCCTTCTTTCACTTTCCTTCCCCTCATATTTTCCTCCCTTTGTGTAACAAACAgattttgacacacacacacacttatatatatacatatataactgATAGATTAGCAACTACAGGCTAAATATCCCTTATCCTTGTGACCaaaagtattttgtattttagaAAATCTATATTTACAAAGATAAGATAGTAGGCTTGAGCCTGGATCTATTTTTAGCCATTTCCTTCGGCCAATCCAACTCCTTTGGTATGTTCGGGTGCTAGTAATGGCAAGGAGCTAGCAGTCACGGATTCCTATCCGAAACAGGATCACATGGCAGCTGATCTCGGCTCTTCCTCCCCTATTCAGaaccacagtttaatcttttttatttgatttgattttcttgattctttttatttagttagACTGACTGGGAATTGGGAACGGGTGGTTGGGGAGCttgggagagtcacccttttagctttttttttctccttctcttcgtCTCCTTCAAATACTCCTAAAAATAATTATGttattaatcccagcaaacaaaaaaaaaacccctcattctctgaaaaccacctagttacctctcctctaaagtagaaagcagaaacagctttaaggaagcattaaatgtGGAGACTGAAGCATGCCCACTCTGCAGTACAGCAAAAACagggttttttaaaggaagcccagggagataGCTCCAGGTTGATCACCAtttcttccctgggaagtgggagGCCttcttaaatgccttggaaagctgagTGCAGGGAGAGAGTGCACGCGCCTGcagcctgtctcctctagagtagaaagaaacagctttaataaAGAATTAAACCCGGTCTCCTCtatagacagaagggaaaggatcataGAAAGAGTGTTATCTTAACACTGATTCTTTTAATCaatgtcttaatgaaggatatagaaGGGGAGCTTGTGGGAAGTCCTCCCATAATGGGCCAGATAGGGTACTTTCTTAATCCTGTTGCTgacacccagactcccttgaaggaaaaaaggaaagggtgccaggaatggaaaggggagccttgtaagttccccaatgcagccaatgggctggatctagccaCATTTATCAGCTACAGACCAAAAACAGCTATCCGGCTACCCACCCATTTTTGGGAGTTATgcgaaaatggatatggggggtcTACCGGTATCCAGCCAGCAGAAACGGATCGAGGTTTAGCCGAAATGCATAAgcctgatggatggatggatggatggatggtagagATAGCTTCTACGATTTCACAGGCCCTCAGTTGGAGATGTGAAATGGCAGGAAGCATGGATTCCTCCCTCAGTCTTTTTCCAGTATCATATCTCATACATAAACAAGACACAAGGCTGGAGAGACAaaaaggatctgtgaaatggtggcaATTTAAGCATGATGCTCTATGCAAAGCCATGCTTCCCACCACTGCACGGATCTTCATGTCTCTCTCCAGCTTCAGTCTCGTTCATTAATTACTTGTGTTTTGAATGAAAAACAATGCTGGAAAGACACTGAGGAACTGAGAGATGAACGAACAAGAGTGACGCAGTGTGGAAGCTGGTGGCTGGCAGCAAAAACTTTTTGGGTTTTGAAGGTTTCTGGATTTCTGATTTCCAGGTAAGAAAAAAACAGTTTCCCACACAGCACGTACTTTAAAACCCTAAATTGACCAACCATATGATGTatttaattaaaacatcatatagtTTTCAATATAAAAGTAAGCTCCACTTCCTATTTGGGTATTACCACATTCCTCAGTCACACCATAACCTCTTCTACCTTGTCATCAACATAGTACTTTTGCCAGGGTTGCCatgctattgaactactcacatacAGAGGACAGAGCTAGGAGACATGAGTAAGTAAAAAAGGAGAATAATTACAGGTGGCAGGTCCAAGTAGGACTCCAGTTTCTTTTCCAAAGGTGCAGTTTCCTTCTTTATTTCTGCCAGTTTCTGTGGACAGAACAGAGCAAGTTGTTCATATATTACACTGAGACTCCTCTCATGAGAAAAAGGGTAAAATAAATGCAACGAGGATAGAGGACTTGGAGCCCTCTGCTATCATTAGAGAAGCATTAGGATctggtcttccttcctccaggaaACTCATATCCAAGTACCATCTGGGTAAATGTCGGTTCCTCTCAGTCACCCTGGTTAAATGTCAACTAGTATGTGTCATTTGAAAACAGCACTACTATCATGGCATAATGTTTACCTCTGAAAGCTTCACTAGAGATGCATGTGTCAGGGAAGCCTCTAGCCCACTTGAAGACAGTTGCTTCTGcaaggaggaaaagggggaaaaacaggTCAAAACAGGTCAAAACAATGACTGTTGGGTTTTGCTTGGCAGCAAaacccaaacaggaaacaatataaaatgaaacattttagaAGAAGGATGAAAAATCATTTCAACATTATGTATAAGTTCAAAGTAAATTTTGAGGCTAGTTACGGATTTTGATATGAACTATGGATAAGTCAAGGCTGATTTCCCAGACAAGACATCtgctcctggccaccactgacatttccccacccagacattaataaataaaatgacaataaaatattttattacattttattactcGGCTCTCCTTTCAGCTTGAGATGGGGCACAGCACAGTTAAATACATCTATACAATCACATTTAATTACAATCACATACAATTAAAAGATAGTTTTAAAAGGCCAGAAGTAGTGCTGTGGCAGAAAGAGTGAAATGGGTCattacttcttttaggttctgtTGGAACAGActatggacccttccacacagccatataacccagaatatcaaggcagataattcataataactgctttgaactgagttatctgagtccttactgccatataatccagttcaatgtggattttatacagctgtgaggaaGAGCCTCAGcttttgcctttcaccactctattaAAAAAGTGGGATAGTTCCCCTTATGATAAGAATTAAGTTACAGTACTTATGGTTATTTCTACTAAATTGATCAATGATACGTTGGTAAGAGAAATTGTGTAgttcatgcatgggcaaactttgaccctccaggtgttttggacttcaactcccacaattcctaacagcctaccggctgttaggaattgtgggagttgaaatccaaaatacagtagagtctcacttatccaagctaaacgggccagcagaagcttggataagcgaatatcttggataataaggaggaattaaggaaaatcctattaaacatcaaattaggttatgatttcacaaattaagcaccaaaacatcatgttataccacaaatttgacagaaaaagtagttcaatacgcagtaatgttatgttgtaattactgtatttacgactttagcaccaaaatatcacgatatattgaaaacattgattacaaaaatggcttggattatccagaggcttggataagcgaggcttggataagtgagactactgtacctggagggttgaagtttgcccatgcttgccctAGGGTGACCACAGATTAGTAACAacttgaaaggcacacaacaacccaacacaAAGCACACTACCAGCTATAATGAATAGtggaaattgaaatccaaaacacctggagggctgaagtttgcccatgcctgccttagggcAAATCATCATGGCAATTTCTAGGAATGGAGTGTATGACTCACCCAAAATAACTCAGTGTGTTTCAGTGACTGAGCAGGTAtcgaatcctggtttccagattCTTAGTGAAGTACTCAAACCACCATGCTGCACTGGCTTATGGACACAGAAACCTGCTTTAGACCAAGTAAAGACTCTTGGTTCATTTGCCCCAGGGCCATTTGCTCTGACTTGCAGTGGCTTCTCAGGATCTGATCTTTCCAAGCCTGATCGCTCTCTATCCAACATCCCCTCACTGACAATGCTGAACTGACCATCTTTTGCAAAGAGAGATGGTCTCTCTTGGAAAATGCTACGTCCTCCAGTACAACATTATGGTCAACATCAGGGGGGGAACTGACTCTAGAATCAAACTGGAAGACCTAGGGATTCCACGAAAGTTAAACCCGCAAATGTGAAGTGCTGACTATACTTACAAAATGTGGAGTTCCTAGTATTTTAATCATTTACTAATTTGCATTTTCTGTGTCAATATTGGTATAAGGCTGCTTGTGCTAACCTCTGATGCTTCaattctggatttcatatcctCTGATTTGTCTTTCAGGAACTTCATGTTTTGGGTCCGGTTCTCAGCCTTTGCTTTTTCCACCACCAAAAGTTCTTCTGTTTTGACAAGGTCACTGAAAAACAGTTATACATTTTCTGTAACAAGAAGCCTCATACAACACACAACAATGGATTTATTACCAGCCTCTCCTTGAGGTTTGATTGCTATGAAGGGGACAGAACACAAACTACATAAAGAGCTGGGCTGGCTAAACCTGACCAATGCAACAATTTGGGACTATACATCGCACATGGTATAAgacaagaaaatctaaaatctctATTCTCACCTGAGAAAGCATCAAATACTGAGCCTGTGATCAATTCCAGACCCCAAGGACAATTCATATGCCTTTGTGAGAGGGAGACCACAGGAAAGAGGTTAATAAATACCAACACTGGAAGAGCTTTTACAGCTGCCTAGAGCAGCGCTTACATGAAAAGGCAGATGATACAATACTATAGCAAGCAGAACAAAGGAGCATTGCTTTGGATGATATTTCATGAACTCTCAAGGCCTGAATTTTCACAACAGGTTGAGAATTTGAGCAACCCATTAGAAAGCCTTGATACGGAGTAAGGACAAGTCTTCCTTGTATTTAtgtattgaaatatttatatttatgtcctGCTATCTGTCCGGAAATCTAAGGCTGGTGCACAATAAAACCAAATTGATTCATTTAAactgggtaaaaacaaaacaatttttaaagctACAAATATGTTAAACAATGTAACAAGCTAAAAAGCAAATTACAACATTTTGAAATGATTTTAAATGATTAAAAACTATGTACACATGCAGGCATTTGCAAAATCAATAAGTCCCCAAAGACCTTTAAAAAGCAGCCCTGTTTTCACAAGAGATATAGTTttagtatctcttatctgaaaaacCTCAAAATTCATAATTATTTACGTAGGTTGTATTAGAaaacatctttgttttctgatacAAACTTTGTTGCATACCTTCAGGATATGAAAATAAGGTGTAAGCAAGTAAGGAACAAACATGAATATTgtgctgttgtgagttttccgggctgtatagccatgttccagaagccttctttcctgacgtttcacccacatctatggcaggcatcctcaaagattgtgaggtctgttggaaactagtcaagtgggttttatatatctgtggaatgtccagggtgagagaaagaactcttgtctgtttgaggaaggcatgaatgtttcagttggccccttgattagcattgaatagcctttcagcttcaaagtatgacagtaaataaataacaccatccagaaaacaaaaattccagacatgaatcaatcagggccagttaacacctcccaacaaaggattccctcagacaggaagcagccagagcttCACAccttgaaacattcacacctgttccacacattccacatatataaaccccactttggactagtttccaacatacctcattacctctgaggatgcctgctacagatgtggatGAACcaacaggagataatgcttctggaacatggccatacagcctggaaaactcacagcagcccagtgactCTGACCATGAAACCCTTCAACAACAAATGAATATTATGTTTAGACTTTAATCCTATCTCCAGGATATTTCATCTTGTACATACAaacacagatattccaaaatcccctcaaaaatccaaaatccaaccacctgccatgaaGGAATATTTTGGATAAGATCTTCAACCTATACTGTATAACCAGAATGTCACAGCAAAGAAGGTACCCTGCTTACTTTTTTTAGTAAGCAGCAGGAAGCATCAAATTACAAGTTACAACCTGTAGCAGCAATAACtgaaatacatatataaacaaaACTTGGCCTAATGTACTCATGCAGAAAATCAAAAGTCATGGAATTCTGCTTGAATAGGAGAACACGAAAACAAAAGCATAAAGTGAACTGGTATTAAGTACTTACTCCTGAAGACGTTTCTCCAGCACTAGCGCGGATGTGAGCTTTTTCCTCAGGTTGCTCAGTTTAAACTCCATGTCTTTGTTTTTCGATTCTGTTGCATGCAAATCTGAAGTCAGGTCATTGATGGCAGGAATGAAGCTGCagacagtaatgttatgtcagctatgtttttttaaaaaaaaagtaacagCAGTACTACGACAGAGAGATCTAACTACTGGGCTCCTCAGCACTGAAAGTGGAAACTTTCAAAAACGAAAACATTTAAGAAGATGCTTAATACCCTTTCAAGAACAGTATAGACTTCTGCATTTAAAGAAGTACACCATGCACTCCACATTCTCTGCGGTTGGAGCACAAGATCCCAttgaaagtgaaaaatcacaaataaagaaataactttaaaaaaatacctctCCAGGAATTTTTAGGTTTTCCAGCAATTTTTAGGTTGTCTattggaaattgaccatagaatttcattgcattggaggaccaagagattcccaGGGAGGTAAAAAAACTACAACTTTGGAATGTTTctatagcactaagccatggtggttaaagtgggattaaactacattaattttataaagTAAAAGATGCACTCTATACTGCCTAAGCATTGCACAAGCTACCCAACAGTAGTACGTGGACAGTGCAACATTCCCACAAATGATCAAGCCATTCCATAGTATTGGTACTGATAAAAAATCTCGATCAATTTCCACCCTTTTAACATCACTCTTAGTGAGAACAACACTTAATTAATACAGTAGAAATTGACGACATTGATATAATTATACAAGACCAGGGCAGAGCTACAGAATATATCACCTTCCTCAATTTTTAACCCTGTTGTATCCTgcaagtaataaatgtattattgttattcaacaatggaactctctgcttcggaTGTGATGGAAgccctttctttggaggcttttaaacagaggctggatggtcatctgtcaagggtgctttttctgcatgatagggggttgaactagatggcccatgtggaccCTATcactctgttgttattattaataataataattggtagaCCTGTAAAAAGGCCAAAAAGTCTGGAAACAAACTCATGGGGTAATTCAAGACATTAGTAAAACAAGAATCAACTTCAAGGTGAAACTTACATTACTAGAACTATTGGACGATCACGAGAGAATACTGCAATATATcttaacagcagcaagaattttatattttcaaaagaaaataacaGAGACATCAACAGTAGAAGATTGGACATACAAGATGCGACAAATTAGAAATGGATGAATTAACAATGTTGTTGAAGGATAATTCATTGGACACATTCTCAGAAGAATGGGAACTATTTTATCAATATATATCAGAGGGAAAGGTTTTATAGGCCTGGAGACATAAAATATTGGGATATTTacttataaatattaaaataaacagaagTAAACAATCTGCTAGAAataaagtggaataaaaatgtTACATTTATAGAGAAAGCCACAGAAGAGATGCTGGAAATCCACTTTTACAATTAATGTATGCATATGTTAGTAGTTTTAGATGTTTATTAAGCAATTGTTGTCTACGTTTATGTCTGTTTATCTACTTATAAGTATTgttactttttgtatttttactgtcaaaaaaattaaaaacaacaataaatattattatgataCTGAAATTATTATGTTACCCACCTGGATGGGGCTAATGGGAGCTGCACTCCAAGCCTCTtggagatgcatctacactgtggaattagtgcagtttgacaccactttaactgccatgggccaAACGCTATGAaaccatgagagctgtagttttatatgttctttagctttctctagcAATAACTGCTGGTGCAAACCATaagtcccaggatttcacagcactgagccatggttgtTAATGTGGTgttaaaccacattcattctatagtacAGGTGTCCAAGTTTCCTCTCCTGAATACAGCATTTAAAACAAGCCTATCCAGATTCACCTCGCGAGGGATGTGTCCTTCGTTTCAAGGGCCAGAGCTACATCCACCAAGTTGTTCAGGTAGCTGGTGCTCATTTTTGACAAGCTGCTGAAAGAAAGGTTGAGACTCTCAGTCAGAAGGTCCTGTAGATAGCTACCTGAAAAAGCAATAGAAGATTTAAGATGCATTTCCTTTGACTGAAGAGGATCAACAGGCTGCTTTTTAGTGAAGAGCTGAGCTCTCCTCAGTTATTATCCGTAACTAATGGAAATAAGCAGGACAGAAataaaaaggtgttttttttttacacagtgaTAATGCATAGTTGGAATTGACACTGTCAGCTCTCATCTCACCATCAGATTCATATTCAGCCGCTTTCTGCTTCATGTCTTCAATTAATAAATTGACGTCTCCATCTCTGGACTCATTGCATTCGGCCAGCTCATACAGAATGTCTATCGTCCGTGCATCCGCTTCGAAGGAGGGGACTGGATGTTCTCCAAATGACTTTTTCAACCATGGTGCAACCTGCCATGGACAAAGAAGAGGATGAGTGgggattggttacaggaacatccagaagTGAGCATATTAAACCTATCCTTAGGtctctccactggctgccaattagtttctgagcaAAGTACAAGGTGGCCTTTGGCCTTTAAAGCACTACAtgtttggatccaggttacctacaggatcgacTTTTCTCATGGCCCCTTAGGACATTGAGGTCCTCTGGGCGAGCTTACTCCATCCAACTAGAACCCGACCAGCAACCAtcaagaggaccttttcattgtctGCCCCAAGAGTCTAGAATAACTGCTGAAAGATTttcgacagctaaatcagctgtcagaatttacaACACAACTCTTCCAGcgggcctacccagtcaattttcttGTGAacttttaacttgcattttattGGGGTGATCTTGtgtgtattttgttatatgtatttttatagtcttgtgtctgttttaaccatgttgtatcctaccttgagctgcaaggagaggcaggtaacaaatattattatttattcatttctatcccccaTTTCTCCCATGGGAGGGACTTAAAGTGGCATacagcatataaaattcatacaaatacattagacagcaatacataatcaattaaaacatcatatcctgattaaaatccaattaagatatcaattaaaacaattttaaaacttacaagAAGCACCATATTAatgatatccataacctccagaCATTGAAGTTctttgtcaagtattatcaaaaattttatcagactggcagtgcctattttcattcttctgggaaggcctggctccacagaaaggttttaatttgtgaacgaAAGGCCAGTAAGGAAGGGGCTGATCGtacctcattagggagggagttctagaCCCGTGGGGTcagcaccaaaaaggccctctctctcgtacATTTATTATTAAGATGTAACTCCCAGGCAAGACTATTACGTGTCTATAGAGAGCCTTGAGAAAGAgtattgtcttttttaaaatgccagGTCTATGCAAATACTGCTTCCCAGACCCTTGGTTACATGATGGTTCCTTTTCTGGGGGGCATCTCTAATTGGTGAACATTACTTATGAGTCATGATTAATTCTCTTCTAGGAGAGGGCTCCTAACATCTGGCAAGCTGTGAAAACAATTTCCATGTCAAGCTGGAAAATTACACAATAATTTCTCCTCACTGCAGGCCATTTACAAAAATAAATCTCAGATAGTGATCAACACTTTGTCAAGCATTTTGTTTCTTTAAGAAAAAGAATGTGCAAGTTTTAAATTCAATCCAAAAGCCATCCCAAATAACGTGCCACACCAAAATGACCAATTCCCAAATCCTTTCCCGGAAATCTTGAGAAAACATCCCTCCATGGGTTGGGTCCAGCTTACCTAAAGGATCGCATTctcccattcgtgcctcttcaaattctgcagcactgctagtcacagttgacctccaattagagcgctcaagggccagggcttcccatgtttcagtgtctataccacagtttttaaggttggctttgagcccatctttaaatctgttttcctgtccaccaatattccatTTCCCGTTTTTGATTTGCGAGTATAGTAACTGGTGTAATGCTGGTGGTCTGTggttcttccagcatgctgacatttgtcctcctgtcttctGAAGAGATTTGCATGatgttttttggaggcaacgctgatggaattgttccagaagttgagtgtgacaccCGTAGAAGGTCCACGTTTCAcaagcatataacagggttgggagaacaatagctttataagcaagcaccttggtatccctatggatgtcccgattctgaaacactctctgcttcatttggaaaaatgcttcactcacagagctcagccggtgttgtatttcagtgtcaatgtggaCTTTTGTGgcgaggtggctgccaagggagcagaaATGGTCTACATTTTCTAACATTGCACCATTAATAGTGtaattgggattactgtctacgttttaagttattttaacttttgtaagatgtgttattaatctgtgattttattatgttactgtttttattgatgtaatactgttttgggcttgtcccagtgtaagccgccccgagtcctttgggagatggaacgggatataaataaagttagtattatttattattaatgggCTGACACCTTGTCGTGGAGAGGGGGCTTGCATAAGGTGTAGCATATACAATAAAATGTATTGCACCATTATTAATATGACTTGCAATATACCAGCACGATTACATTacaatggtaatacagtagagtctcgcttatccaacataaacgagccggcagactgttggataagcgaaaatgttggataataaggagggacagaaaaggcagttcaatacacggtaacgttatgtagtaattactgtatttacaaatttagcaccaaaacgttgcaatatattgaagacattgacgacaaaaacattggctactaagaggcagattgcgttggataatccagaacgttggataagcgaaggttg
Protein-coding sequences here:
- the haus1 gene encoding HAUS augmin-like complex subunit 1 isoform X2, whose amino-acid sequence is MKQKAAEYESDGSYLQDLLTESLNLSFSSLSKMSTSYLNNLVDVALALETKDTSLASFIPAINDLTSDLHATESKNKDMEFKLSNLRKKLTSALVLEKRLQDDLVKTEELLVVEKAKAENRTQNMKFLKDKSEDMKSRIEASEKQLSSSGLEASLTHASLVKLSEKLAEIKKETAPLEKKLESYLDLPPSASLAKVKIEEAKRELAALEAEFSAKVDMAVLSVPFSTKRPFT
- the haus1 gene encoding HAUS augmin-like complex subunit 1 isoform X1, translated to MHLSRQRHRLAPEESFRQKAGKFVKELELMDMEEKLQRVAPWLKKSFGEHPVPSFEADARTIDILYELAECNESRDGDVNLLIEDMKQKAAEYESDGSYLQDLLTESLNLSFSSLSKMSTSYLNNLVDVALALETKDTSLASFIPAINDLTSDLHATESKNKDMEFKLSNLRKKLTSALVLEKRLQDDLVKTEELLVVEKAKAENRTQNMKFLKDKSEDMKSRIEASEKQLSSSGLEASLTHASLVKLSEKLAEIKKETAPLEKKLESYLDLPPSASLAKVKIEEAKRELAALEAEFSAKVDMAVLSVPFSTKRPFT